The genomic stretch CGATATATTCAATATTAGGATATGTTTGATTGATGACCGATTGAATAGTTTGTTCTATCAGCAGCTCACCATTATATACGACTGTAACAACAGTAACTAAGGGGGGAGGCGTCTTAATATTCAGTGTTGAAGACTGACAAGTGAGATAAGGAGTATCAATTTCAAATGGATGCATACACGGCAAAGCCACATACAAATGATGCACACTACGCCAATAAGATCCTAAGATGTAGCGTTCAGGCAACAGCTTTAATAAAGAAGAAACCGGCATTGAGCTATCTAACTCTAGATTCTCCAACAGTTGAGTTTCAGGCTCACACAGGTAAATAATAATTTTATGCTGTTCTACACTAGAAACTTCTGATTGGTCAATCAATGGCAATCTATCCCAGGCCTGATCAATCAGATTCTGTTGGAAGATTTTATTATCACTAGCATATCGAACATCAAATTCATAAATTTCCCCATCCAAGTCTAAGGCAGAAATCTGTATTAGTTCCACTGCACCACATAGACACAAGCTGGATTCAGCAGGAAACCGCACCTCCAAAATTCGCTGAATCTTTGTAGGCAAATTCAGCTGCTTCAGAAAATTAAGATAACGATCTTTTCTTTGAGTCATCAGAGCTTCCATATTCAACAAACTGAACATTGTATTTAATATGATTTCCAGAACGTAGGACAAATTAGTTTTTTGCTAGCAGTCCTTGATAAATATTCTGAGTTTCTATTGCACATTTTTCCCATGAGAATCTGGTTAGACGTTGCTTTCCCAATTCAACCAGATTTGCTTGCTTCAATGGCGAGAGTAGAACCATTTTCAGACTATTTACGATCGAACTCAGACTATTCGGATCAAAATAGACACCAGCATCTCCAACAATTTCAGGAATGGAACCACCATTACTACAAATCACCGGACAATCAAAAGACATTGCCTCTAAGGGAGGAATACCAAATCCCTCATAGAGTGAAGGATAGATAAAAGCCTCAGCGTTAGCATAAAGATGTCCCAGCACATTATCATCACCAGATAAGTGTATTACCTGATTTTGATTAAGTCCTAATTCTTGAAATAATTCACGCTCAGAATCTGAAAATGCCTGAGAACCAAAGCATACTAATGCAATGTCTTGATTAATTTCCTTGCTCGCTGCATATGCATGAACAAGACCGGAAAAATTTTTATACGATCTTCTTGAGCCAACATACAAGATATAAGGTTGTCCGACAATTGGCAAAGAGTCTGAATTCTTATTTTGGGTTAAAGAAAATCCCAAATGCACTACAGAGAGTTTTTC from Romeriopsis navalis LEGE 11480 encodes the following:
- a CDS encoding glycosyltransferase family 2 protein, which codes for MEALMTQRKDRYLNFLKQLNLPTKIQRILEVRFPAESSLCLCGAVELIQISALDLDGEIYEFDVRYASDNKIFQQNLIDQAWDRLPLIDQSEVSSVEQHKIIIYLCEPETQLLENLELDSSMPVSSLLKLLPERYILGSYWRSVHHLYVALPCMHPFEIDTPYLTCQSSTLNIKTPPPLVTVVTVVYNGELLIEQTIQSVINQTYPNIEYIVVDGDSTDRTLEIISKYEKYISKWISEPDSGLYDAMNKGFELAQGDFVNFMNVGDMFANNLVLDSMDFQDSEVSICGANIFFSRQFPRLLYSKPRNQHIPHQAFFMHRRDFRLHRFDITFPYSADSELWRRYKPWCSAKFVPGKTISLSRFGGISTNPKYLLPRMFEHLAFEDNPVKVLARFIPKLLASPFLTESMIESLYFQIYGCKSQ
- a CDS encoding glycosyltransferase family 4 protein, which codes for MINLAYDHQAFCLSPYGGITRYVYELASRSASLDSFDVKILAGLYTNNYVKRDQKSIVRGLQIPTVPKTAQVLRLINSGLVGAYLQYKTPNIVHETYYSQRRIAPKSCQTVLTVYDMIHEKFGHMMPRREQRIVDAKRSAIERADHIICISEQTKRDLIETFDVIPEKLSVVHLGFSLTQNKNSDSLPIVGQPYILYVGSRRSYKNFSGLVHAYAASKEINQDIALVCFGSQAFSDSERELFQELGLNQNQVIHLSGDDNVLGHLYANAEAFIYPSLYEGFGIPPLEAMSFDCPVICSNGGSIPEIVGDAGVYFDPNSLSSIVNSLKMVLLSPLKQANLVELGKQRLTRFSWEKCAIETQNIYQGLLAKN